The nucleotide window TTCATAGGCCTCGTTGGCAGGATACTCCTGATACTCGCCTTTGCGGACATGCCAAGAAGAATAGAAGGAGGTGAGAGGCCTCAGTGGACCTTGTAGCCGTGCCTCTCGCTGACGACCTTTATGGCCTCCTCGAATATGTCGAGGCCTATCTTGGCCTCTTCCTCAGTTATTATGAGCGGCGGTATAAGTCTTATGGCGCTCTTGCCGCAGCCGAGGAGGGCGAGACCGCGCTTGAGGGCCTCGATGACTATCTCGTTCCTCTCCTTGACGGCGTACTCCTTGGTCTTCCTGTCCTTGACGAACTCGACACCCCAAGCAAGTCCCAGACCCCTGACGTCGCCGATAATCTCGTACTTCTCCTTCATCTCCTCGAGCCTCTCCCTGAACAGCGGCTCAAGCTTTCTAGCATTCTCTATGAGACCGTTCTCAAGCTCCTCAATGACGGCAAGTGCTGCAGCTGCAGCTACGGCGTTGCCTCCGAAGGTGTTGCTGTGAACTCCACTAACGCCGAAGTCAAGGTCCTTCCTGAATATCGTCGCTCCTATCGGTATTCCGCCACCGAGGGCCTTGGCGGTGGTTATTATGTCGGGAGCTATGCCAAAGTGCTCGATGGCCCACATCTTGCCCGTCCTGCCCATTCCCATCTGAACCTCATCGTCTATGAGGAGTATGCCGTGCTTGTCCGCCAACTTCCTCAGCTCCTTGAAGAAGTTCTTCGGCGGGACGACGTAGCCGCCCTCACCCTGGATGGGCTCGAAGAATATTCCCGCGACTTCCTCGGGCGGGACGTAGTGGGCGAAGAGGTAGTCCTCTATGTACTCGAGGACCCTGTTCACGAGCTCATCTGGATTTTCGTAACCATCGATGTGCCAGGGGTTCCTGTAAGGGTTCGGATAGGGGACGTGCTCTACTCCCGGCATCGTCGGAAACATTCTGCTCCTCTGGACAGGCTTGCTGGCCGTGAGGCTCATGGTACCGTGCGTCCTACCGTGGAAGGCCCCTATGAAGGCTATGAAGAGCTTCCTGTTGGTGGACCACTTGGCTATCTTGAGTGCCGCCTCATCTGCCTCTGTTCCGCTGTTGCTGAGGAAGACCTTCTTCTCGAAGTCGCCGGGGGTTATTTGGACAAGCTTCTCAGCAAGGGCAACCTGGTAGGGGTTGTAATAGTCGGTTCCAGCCGCGTGGAGGACGAGCTCAAGCTGCTTCTTCACTGCCTCTACTACTTTGGGATTCCTGAGGCCAACGTTCATAACTCCAATGCCCGAGGAGAAATCGAGGATAACGTTCCCATCGACGTCAATCCAGTAAACACCCTCGGCCC belongs to Pyrococcus yayanosii CH1 and includes:
- a CDS encoding acetyl ornithine aminotransferase family protein; translated protein: MQLRPRVKEIPGPKAREIIEKHHKYMATTTNDPNEYFLVIERAEGVYWIDVDGNVILDFSSGIGVMNVGLRNPKVVEAVKKQLELVLHAAGTDYYNPYQVALAEKLVQITPGDFEKKVFLSNSGTEADEAALKIAKWSTNRKLFIAFIGAFHGRTHGTMSLTASKPVQRSRMFPTMPGVEHVPYPNPYRNPWHIDGYENPDELVNRVLEYIEDYLFAHYVPPEEVAGIFFEPIQGEGGYVVPPKNFFKELRKLADKHGILLIDDEVQMGMGRTGKMWAIEHFGIAPDIITTAKALGGGIPIGATIFRKDLDFGVSGVHSNTFGGNAVAAAAALAVIEELENGLIENARKLEPLFRERLEEMKEKYEIIGDVRGLGLAWGVEFVKDRKTKEYAVKERNEIVIEALKRGLALLGCGKSAIRLIPPLIITEEEAKIGLDIFEEAIKVVSERHGYKVH